From Vogesella sp. XCS3, the proteins below share one genomic window:
- the recD gene encoding exodeoxyribonuclease V subunit alpha, producing MSVMEAADSLLPAQLAGLMARLDPQHGAALQPVLQRLLAALASGHVCLTGLTRDEFAWLRHSPLAGRPGDYAPLIVDDAGRLYLARQWQDETRLVAALQALAADPQPLAGDVDSVLDSLFAGAPRGDWQRLAAWLATQHRFMVISGGPGTGKTTTVVRLLAALAALSGRPLVMAMAAPTGKAAARLTESVRAARDALPVDAATRAQLPDKAQTLHRLIGLLPGTARPRHHAANPLPLDVLVVDEASMVDLTLMAQTVAALPPHARLILLGDRYQLASVDAGAVLGDLCSQQAWRTATAAQLQALGTTPPGLVDDSAMLADSVVVLEKSHRFGEHSGIGRLARAVNAGDTAQVGALLADAANQDIASLPQLPDAAGLHALRGGYWQALDALGEGDNWPALFAAFNQCMLLAAERHAVTQINEQVSTELVRLGRKPADSDWYPGRPVMITRNDYSVGLFNGDIGLTVPRGGRLRVIFPTTDGGWREVSPARLPEHDTVYAMTVHKSQGSEFGQVWLALPQQPTATLTRSLVYTAITRARQRFVLAGSLAVLQAAVQYAPARQSGLAEKIWGKGLTA from the coding sequence ATGAGTGTGATGGAAGCCGCCGATAGCCTGCTGCCGGCGCAGCTGGCCGGCCTGATGGCGCGGCTGGACCCGCAGCACGGTGCCGCGCTGCAGCCTGTACTGCAACGCCTGTTGGCCGCCCTGGCCAGCGGGCATGTCTGCCTCACCGGCCTGACGCGGGACGAGTTCGCCTGGCTACGCCACAGCCCGCTGGCGGGCCGCCCCGGCGACTATGCCCCGCTGATTGTGGACGACGCTGGCCGCCTGTATCTGGCGCGGCAGTGGCAGGACGAAACCCGCCTGGTGGCCGCCCTGCAGGCGCTGGCCGCCGACCCCCAGCCGCTGGCCGGCGACGTGGACAGCGTGCTGGACAGCCTGTTTGCCGGTGCGCCGCGTGGTGACTGGCAAAGGTTGGCCGCATGGCTGGCCACGCAGCACCGCTTCATGGTGATTTCCGGTGGCCCCGGTACCGGTAAAACCACCACCGTGGTGCGCCTGCTGGCCGCGCTGGCGGCGCTATCCGGCCGCCCGCTGGTCATGGCCATGGCGGCCCCTACCGGCAAGGCCGCCGCGCGGCTGACCGAGTCGGTACGCGCTGCCCGCGACGCGCTGCCAGTGGATGCTGCTACCCGCGCCCAGCTGCCGGACAAGGCGCAAACGCTGCACCGCCTCATCGGCCTGCTGCCCGGTACCGCCCGCCCGCGCCACCATGCGGCCAACCCCTTGCCGCTGGACGTGCTGGTGGTAGACGAAGCCTCGATGGTAGACCTTACCCTGATGGCGCAAACCGTGGCCGCGCTGCCGCCGCACGCGCGGCTGATTCTGCTGGGCGACCGTTACCAGCTGGCCTCGGTAGACGCCGGTGCCGTACTGGGCGATCTGTGCAGCCAGCAGGCCTGGCGCACGGCCACGGCGGCGCAGCTGCAGGCGCTAGGCACCACGCCGCCAGGGCTGGTGGACGATAGCGCCATGCTGGCCGACAGCGTGGTGGTGCTGGAAAAAAGCCACCGCTTTGGCGAGCACTCCGGTATTGGCCGCCTGGCCCGTGCCGTGAACGCAGGCGATACGGCACAGGTCGGCGCGCTACTGGCCGATGCGGCCAACCAGGACATTGCCAGCCTGCCGCAGTTGCCCGACGCTGCCGGCCTGCACGCATTGCGCGGCGGCTACTGGCAAGCGCTGGATGCGTTGGGCGAGGGCGATAACTGGCCGGCGCTGTTTGCCGCCTTCAACCAGTGCATGCTGCTGGCGGCAGAGCGCCACGCGGTGACGCAGATCAACGAGCAGGTCAGCACCGAGTTGGTGCGCCTGGGGCGCAAGCCGGCCGATAGCGACTGGTACCCTGGCCGGCCGGTCATGATTACGCGCAACGACTACAGCGTGGGCTTGTTTAACGGCGATATCGGCCTGACCGTACCGCGGGGCGGCCGCCTGCGCGTGATCTTCCCCACCACCGACGGTGGCTGGCGCGAAGTATCACCCGCGCGCCTGCCGGAGCACGACACCGTGTACGCCATGACCGTGCATAAATCGCAGGGCTCCGAGTTTGGCCAGGTGTGGCTGGCCTTGCCGCAGCAGCCGACGGCCACGCTGACCCGCTCGCTGGTGTACACCGCCATTACCCGTGCCCGGCAGCGTTTTGTGCTGGCCGGTAGTCTGGCCGTATTGCAAGCCGCCGTGCAGTACGCGCCGGCGCGTCAATCCGGCCTGGCTGAAAAAATTTGGGGAAAGGGCTTGACGGCCTGA